The Cotesia glomerata isolate CgM1 linkage group LG7, MPM_Cglom_v2.3, whole genome shotgun sequence genome segment ttttgttctaatttaattatttaaaaattaaaaaattaaattataaaaaattaattataaaattttcaatgaaaattaagttaaccgacatctaataattttttttttattaaaaaaaaataaaaaaaaaaattcatatgtaaaaaaatttaaaaaactacacgtgcaattttttaaaaatatttttagtactaattaaatgattaaaaaaatttcaaaagaattataacgtattattgattaatattaaaaataataatgtgaaatatttaatatgttcattaaaaaatgagaaatatttatatttaattttttaattacattttttattaatgacaaaacaaatttttaattataactcaattcaaaacattcaataatttttaacttcactaatttttagctataaaaatgatttatttatttttaaattatatttaaataaataaataaaaaaattatttaatttacattatttaaattctgggtaccgcttttaaaatttcgagGGATAGACGCTAAaagtttaatataaaaattatagtttatgtctttgcaaaaaatctgttttatttagaaaagactatttaattagctacaattttttttacttaaaataataatataccatttttttttactgattgttcggtttacggtttagtaccttttttcatgaaaaacatgtaaatttttaagaaaaaaaatataattgttttgatttataattgaaaaaattaacagaaatcaattactggaataataataaagttagccgacatttttgattttttattttgcttaatttattaaattataattaaaaatatttttgaaaaattgcacttatagttttaaagttttaaaacaataatttaatttaatttttttaaacccatactaagaaaattatgaaaatttaagtattttgcattgaactgaatttttcttttcagttttttttgaagaaaaaaaaaaaaaaatttctttttagaattttgaaattgaatttttattcgaaaaacTCCTTAAGTCactgacttatggggtttctcaacTAAACGAGATTTATATCGACCGATTGGTTAGGTCTCGAGCacggatttaatatttttggtgCTGTTATAAGTAAGGGGTAATTCAAAGAACCGAAAAATCCAATAAACTCGATTTCGAAAAAtatgacttatggggtttctcgATTCAGATCGTAACTTAGATAGACTTTGCTTTAAGACaacgttattattttttattattatcatttccaTTACtgttaaactattattattattactatgtaTTCATTAGTATGTAAGCCCCTTAGGAAGCTAAGGCTTCAgggtctaaaaattttgataaaaaaaaaataaatattaaaattacttacttGTATTCATCATAAACTTCTTGTTTTGGCAAAGAGACTTCAGGATCTTCTTCCAAATGTGTTTTAATCCACATAATAGTCTGATGAATTTCATAACGATTACCAAGAGGATTTAATGGTTGTCTCAATGGATCAACCGTACCACTAGGATTTGTCAATAATGCTGGCAATTTCAGGTACAACAGTAACTTTTCATCCACCTTAAGCTGTTCAACTTGAAGATAAATTTCGTCAACTCGTAGTTTAGATTCCtcactaaaatatttttaaataattaatcaagataattataataataataagtattattaaattaaagtaaaaacaaACCTGATACTATCCTCAATAAGATGAcgtattttatcatttttagcTGCCAATGACAATCCATGTGAGTTGGTATTTAATTTAGCAGCAATAATCTCCTGAAGATCGGGATGAAAACCATTGGACTGTCGTGAACTATTTGTACTGCGTTCACGGGTTATTGCAGATGAATGatcatcattaattaaattatttgatgatAATGGGGTTGTCGAAATTTGCGTTGGTGTTGAGGTAGTTGTAGTTGCCGTActagttgttgttgttgttgttgttgttgttgttgttgtagaTGCTCCAGTATCGTAGCTTCCACTATCAATTTCTCCACAAATAATCTCATTAGactcttttttaattttcctcgAGTCAAAGGCACCTTCTTCAACCGTCCGAtgacttttataattatattttgcaTGATTCGTGTTAGCGTTCATCGTATCCATCCAAAGCCACCACTGCCACCACCTGCTGTTTAACCTTTTTAATCTTCTCCAGctccaataattaaatatctaaataaacaaaatttttcttttacttttttaaaattattattattaaatattgattttatagatattattatgatgacttttattattaaatattacgtCAAAGTTCAGTAAGTGACATTAGCGGCTTTAAGtcataatactaaagttagccgacgttttagtttttattttcttttaataattaaattagaacaaaaaagatttttaaaaattgcacttaaaatttttttattttttattaaaaatcctaaaaacttttaaatgtcggctaacttaatttttattttcaagtcAACTATATTCatccattttatcatttataactTGTTAATAACTTCGATTTTTAttcttcaatattaattattattaataataaaaaataaatttcagaaGCTCTATtgttaaaactttaataacCGACTCGAgttttttgttcatttttattattcgatTATACTTactcaatttaaatatttaattatcaccACATTGTTGTAATCGATTGTAATTAACCCGATTTTATGTATAcaaaatttgatattaattattaaaaattttaacagttTATAGTATATattcttaactaaaaaaaaaataaaaaataaaacaaaataattaattaaaccaCGACTTTTAGTGCTAACACACGGGGCCGCCTTTTAATCCATTGGTGCGGTGGAGCCTCTTGTTGTCTATACCAGTCCATACCATGCATCATCAACTTATACACCAGCAAAAGCCAAAACTTGTTCTTACTTTTAATCACTTGAACTTAATATTTTGCTTTTAATGTAATTACTgcttcaattaataaattcatcacAACAaacaattgttaaaattttaatgaaataaaaaattacattttaaactagtttttttctttctctttctcgattttttttttccgacttcactttttattttactttgtttataatactttttcatttttataatccctttagattaatatttatagatttaattattattagattttaaacaaatttaataattatttttccgtgtgtttcattgaattaatttttatttttccttctctcggttattaaatatatgtacatacACTGGACATCATCTCTTACCTCTCACACTCTCACACATCATACTTGCTTACAGCTCACAGTAATCCGTATTAATAAGTgacatatatatgtgtatatatctGAGAATGTGTGATATTCTTTTCGTGTTTTCTATTTTCTACTGATGCTTTCTGCTATTTGCTGTTTTTAACGGTTGTATATAGTTACGAAGAAAATAATCGCTAGATGGAGCTAAATGTATCTTtgcaatataaattaattaaaaaatttatttttatccttttagttagttaagaaaaataaaaaaatggtcgtgactgctaattttaatgtcatttttattaatatttgatgtttctattttttaattactaaaaaaataataagcgtGCGCACCCACCATGAGAAATATGACGAGAAATGTGTCACACTGGCGTGCGACGCCATGAttgtgttatttattaaaaaatctgcAGGTGGCTTCACACTTCAGTCACATCACAATACGCGAAAtgaaaacttgaaatttaaaaatcattttatatttcacattttattaatttacatttaaaaattaaataagttttatgaaACGATTGTACTGTAAATAAGTATTTAAcagttttaattgataaaaaaagtgtcaattaatattttcaataaaatattatttttaataaattaccacgtgttttaattttaatttttcaacataaaattgttaatttctttgtttaaagt includes the following:
- the LOC123268873 gene encoding bypass of stop codon protein 1-like isoform X2, which produces MDTMNANTNHAKYNYKSHRTVEEGAFDSRKIKKESNEIICGEIDSGSYDTGASTTTTTTTTTTTTSTATTTTSTPTQISTTPLSSNNLINDDHSSAITRERSTNSSRQSNGFHPDLQEIIAAKLNTNSHGLSLAAKNDKIRHLIEDSISEESKLRVDEIYLQVEQLKVDEKLLLYLKLPALLTNPSGTVDPLRQPLNPLGNRYEIHQTIMWIKTHLEEDPEVSLPKQEVYDEYNCFGARNGTRKRAIKKQ
- the LOC123268873 gene encoding bypass of stop codon protein 1-like isoform X1; the encoded protein is MDTMNANTNHAKYNYKSHRTVEEGAFDSRKIKKESNEIICGEIDSGSYDTGASTTTTTTTTTTTTSTATTTTSTPTQISTTPLSSNNLINDDHSSAITRERSTNSSRQSNGFHPDLQEIIAAKLNTNSHGLSLAAKNDKIRHLIEDSISEESKLRVDEIYLQVEQLKVDEKLLLYLKLPALLTNPSGTVDPLRQPLNPLGNRYEIHQTIMWIKTHLEEDPEVSLPKQEVYDEYNVFIQEVCQGIKDKRIQPRTRTQ